The Caulifigura coniformis genome includes a region encoding these proteins:
- a CDS encoding ferredoxin family protein yields MAHVVAEPCFNCKYTDCVVVCPVECFYEGEAILYIHPDECIDCEACVPECPVAAIFHEDNLPEEWKPFKELNAEMAPQCPVITEKKEPMAGN; encoded by the coding sequence ATGGCACACGTCGTCGCTGAACCCTGCTTTAATTGCAAATACACAGATTGCGTCGTCGTCTGCCCGGTGGAATGCTTCTACGAGGGTGAAGCCATCCTCTACATCCACCCGGATGAGTGCATCGACTGCGAAGCCTGCGTGCCGGAATGCCCGGTGGCTGCGATCTTCCATGAAGACAACCTTCCCGAGGAGTGGAAGCCCTTCAAGGAACTGAACGCCGAGATGGCGCCGCAGTGCCCGGTGATCACGGAGAAGAAAGAGCCGATGGCCGGGAACTGA
- a CDS encoding tetratricopeptide repeat protein, with protein MWRLDLRRVSASAWFFLLALGSSCFLVPDHSFAEDYRDLQKLYRAGDYQKCAETAVKVSQDRPADEDVWAIKIRTEMELGRYAEALTTLESGLRALPMSVRLRWLGRSVYRFNGRSDRARLMESEIGALLQQVAWRYGDLQSQLVLGEFFLSQRVDPKKVLDGIYNILKKRVPSAVEPVIACGDLALEKQDFALAAKHFEQALKMDEANPDVHFGLARAYAESEGDRASNELKATLELNPNHVPALLMIADGHIDAERYVEAGEALARVESINAKHPLAAAYRAVIAHLRNEADTERRARQLALSTWTENPQVDHLIGRKLSHKYRFAEAAACQRRALELDPTFNAARLQLAQDLLRLGQEEEGWKLARAASDDDEYNVVAHNLVALEQNLARFRTLEEDGFLLRMEAREAEIYGPRVLDLVKRAKETLAAKYHVELRQPIVIEMFPRQSDFAIRTFGLPGGAGFLGVCFGTVITANSPASQGENPSCWEATLWHEFCHVVTLSKTRNKMPRWLSEGISVYEEGVENRTWGQALTPQYRQMLLGDDFTPLSQLSGAFLHAQSPLHLQFAYYESALAVEHLVAAYGHEALVAILDDLGQGLAINDALERRCAGLEKLDREFAEFARKRAGELGPMADWSEPELPRRADEATIKTWLKDHPSNYTGLSRLAQVQMATKSWDAAIATLEKMRSLYPEDVRVYSQLATVYHEQGRNSEEFAVLKRLVELTNDDLDAFARLARLAAQSEDWKTMGDMANRWLAVNPLQPGVHRLAADVAEKLGDTKLAIGSYESLLALDPIDPAGLHLQLATVRERQGDLAAARRHALLALEETPRFAAAHERLRSIVERLRSTPAEDAPPPPPVATPLTMRRAS; from the coding sequence ATGTGGCGGCTGGATCTGCGGCGGGTCTCGGCAAGTGCCTGGTTCTTCCTCCTGGCGCTGGGATCGAGTTGCTTCCTCGTCCCTGACCATTCTTTCGCCGAAGACTATCGCGACCTTCAGAAGCTGTACCGCGCCGGGGACTACCAGAAGTGCGCCGAAACAGCGGTCAAAGTTTCCCAGGACCGGCCGGCCGATGAAGACGTCTGGGCGATCAAGATCCGGACGGAGATGGAACTCGGCCGCTATGCCGAGGCGCTGACGACGCTGGAGAGCGGACTCCGGGCGTTGCCGATGAGCGTCCGGTTGAGATGGCTGGGGCGGAGCGTCTATCGATTCAACGGCAGGTCGGATCGCGCACGGCTGATGGAATCCGAGATCGGGGCCCTGCTGCAGCAGGTGGCCTGGCGGTATGGCGACCTGCAGAGTCAGCTCGTGCTCGGCGAGTTCTTCCTGTCGCAGAGAGTCGACCCGAAGAAGGTGCTCGACGGCATTTACAACATTCTCAAGAAGCGGGTGCCCAGCGCGGTCGAGCCGGTCATCGCCTGCGGTGATCTGGCGCTCGAGAAGCAGGATTTCGCCCTCGCGGCGAAACATTTCGAGCAGGCGCTCAAGATGGACGAGGCGAATCCCGACGTCCATTTCGGGCTGGCGCGGGCGTATGCCGAGAGTGAAGGAGACCGGGCGTCGAACGAATTGAAAGCGACGCTGGAACTCAACCCGAACCACGTCCCCGCCCTCCTGATGATCGCGGACGGGCACATCGACGCCGAGCGCTACGTCGAAGCGGGTGAGGCGCTTGCGCGCGTCGAGTCAATCAACGCAAAACATCCGCTTGCGGCGGCCTACCGTGCGGTGATCGCTCATCTGCGCAACGAAGCCGACACCGAACGCCGGGCTCGACAGCTCGCGCTCAGCACGTGGACAGAGAATCCGCAGGTGGATCACCTGATCGGGCGAAAGCTGTCGCACAAATACCGGTTCGCGGAGGCCGCGGCCTGTCAGCGGCGGGCCCTGGAACTGGATCCAACGTTCAACGCGGCGCGTCTGCAACTCGCGCAAGACCTTCTGCGCCTCGGCCAGGAGGAGGAAGGCTGGAAGCTGGCCAGGGCCGCGTCCGACGATGACGAGTACAACGTCGTTGCGCACAACCTCGTCGCCCTCGAACAGAACCTGGCCAGATTCCGCACGCTGGAAGAGGACGGCTTTCTTCTCCGGATGGAGGCGCGCGAAGCGGAGATCTACGGTCCGCGAGTGCTGGACCTGGTGAAGCGGGCAAAGGAAACCCTGGCTGCGAAATACCACGTCGAGCTGCGGCAGCCGATCGTGATCGAAATGTTTCCCCGGCAGTCGGACTTTGCGATCCGCACGTTCGGGCTGCCGGGAGGGGCGGGCTTCCTGGGTGTCTGCTTCGGAACGGTGATCACGGCGAACAGCCCGGCTTCGCAGGGGGAGAATCCCTCCTGCTGGGAAGCGACCTTATGGCATGAGTTCTGTCACGTCGTGACGCTCTCGAAGACACGCAACAAGATGCCGCGGTGGCTCAGCGAAGGGATCTCCGTCTATGAGGAAGGCGTCGAAAACCGTACATGGGGACAGGCGCTGACGCCGCAATACCGGCAGATGCTTCTTGGAGACGACTTCACTCCGCTCAGCCAGCTGAGCGGAGCGTTCCTGCATGCGCAGTCTCCGCTGCACCTGCAGTTCGCGTATTACGAATCGGCACTGGCCGTGGAGCATCTCGTGGCCGCGTATGGTCACGAGGCCCTGGTCGCAATTCTGGACGACCTGGGCCAGGGACTGGCAATCAACGATGCGCTGGAACGGCGGTGCGCGGGGCTGGAGAAACTGGACCGCGAGTTTGCGGAGTTTGCACGGAAGCGGGCTGGCGAACTGGGTCCGATGGCGGACTGGTCAGAGCCCGAGCTTCCCCGCCGGGCCGATGAGGCCACGATCAAGACGTGGTTGAAGGATCACCCGTCCAACTACACGGGGCTGTCGCGTCTGGCCCAGGTCCAGATGGCGACGAAATCCTGGGACGCCGCGATCGCGACGCTCGAGAAAATGCGGTCGCTCTACCCGGAGGACGTGCGCGTCTATTCGCAGCTGGCGACCGTTTATCACGAGCAGGGTCGGAACTCCGAGGAGTTCGCGGTGTTGAAGCGTCTGGTGGAGCTCACCAACGACGATCTCGACGCCTTCGCGCGGCTGGCCCGGCTTGCAGCACAGTCCGAGGACTGGAAAACGATGGGAGACATGGCGAACCGCTGGCTGGCCGTGAACCCTCTGCAGCCCGGAGTGCATCGGCTGGCGGCCGACGTGGCCGAGAAGCTGGGCGATACGAAACTGGCGATCGGCAGCTACGAATCGCTGCTGGCGCTCGACCCGATCGACCCGGCCGGACTGCACCTGCAGCTGGCGACCGTGCGGGAACGGCAGGGCGACCTGGCCGCAGCGCGCCGGCATGCCCTACTGGCGCTGGAAGAGACGCCGCGATTCGCTGCGGCCCACGAGCGATTGCGTTCGATCGTCGAAAGACTGAGGTCCACGCCGGCGGAGGATGCTCCCCCTCCTCCCCCGGTGGCGACTCCGCTGACGATGAGGAGAGCGTCATGA
- a CDS encoding DUF4159 domain-containing protein: MNSSTRNSPARSRRVLLALGAIVLMGSAAAVAQWGRGRRGYESDPRNGVPTWETSERFKHDVFTFARVRFSSYGGRGGWGDGYDRGKWRTDYPDSDLNFSYRLHQLTALETDPNGVILDLTDEKLFDYPWLYMIEPGSMVLSEEEVNGLRRYLLNGGFLMVDDFWGTDEWEQFYSQIKRVFPDREPVELPLEHEIFHCVYDLSKKPQVPSIHAWERGFTSERGWDSEEVHYKGIFDDKGRMMAIICHNTDLGDGWEREGESPEYFKEMAEKWSYPLGINIVTYAMTH; this comes from the coding sequence ATGAATTCGTCCACCCGGAACTCCCCTGCACGCAGTCGCCGGGTCTTGCTGGCACTGGGAGCGATCGTGTTGATGGGGAGCGCTGCGGCCGTGGCGCAATGGGGACGGGGCCGGCGCGGATACGAGAGCGATCCGCGGAATGGCGTCCCGACCTGGGAGACCTCCGAACGGTTCAAGCACGACGTGTTCACGTTCGCACGCGTCCGATTCAGTTCGTATGGCGGCCGCGGTGGATGGGGGGACGGATACGACCGGGGCAAGTGGCGGACCGACTATCCCGACAGCGACCTGAACTTCTCCTACAGGCTGCACCAGCTGACGGCGCTGGAAACTGATCCGAACGGCGTGATCCTCGACCTCACCGACGAAAAGCTGTTCGACTATCCGTGGCTGTACATGATCGAGCCGGGGAGCATGGTGCTCAGCGAGGAGGAGGTAAACGGCCTGCGCAGGTATCTGCTGAACGGCGGATTCCTGATGGTCGACGATTTCTGGGGAACGGACGAATGGGAGCAGTTCTACTCGCAGATCAAGCGGGTGTTCCCTGACCGCGAACCGGTCGAGCTGCCGCTCGAGCACGAAATCTTCCACTGCGTGTACGACCTCTCGAAGAAGCCGCAGGTCCCCAGCATCCACGCGTGGGAACGGGGCTTCACGTCCGAGCGCGGCTGGGACAGCGAGGAAGTGCACTACAAGGGGATCTTCGACGACAAGGGACGGATGATGGCGATCATCTGCCACAACACCGATCTTGGCGACGGCTGGGAGCGTGAAGGAGAGAGCCCGGAATACTTCAAGGAGATGGCGGAGAAGTGGTCGTATCCGCTGGGGATCAACATCGTGACCTACGCGATGACGCACTGA
- a CDS encoding AAA family ATPase, with product MDYESEKQAVEMLRAGRAKIDAELSKAIVGQSDVVEQLLISLFAGGHCLITGAPGLAKTLLVRSIAQIFHLKFQRIQFTPDLMPADITGTEILDHGEGGRRQMQFVQGPIFGNVILADEINRTPPKTQAALLEAMQEHQVTVSGKSYPLEEPFFVLATQNPIEMEGTYPLPEAQLDRFMFNVLIDYLPEDDEVAVVKQTTSRRPEKIEPLFTGEDVQRFHEIVQRTPIAEDLIRYAVRISSATRPGRSSSPAFVNEWVSWGAGTRAAQYIVLGAKARALLQGRTHVAAEDIQRLVHPALRHRVLVSYRAEAEGVTVDNVISRVLETVPVPGKGQ from the coding sequence ATGGATTATGAATCTGAGAAGCAGGCGGTGGAAATGCTCCGGGCGGGCCGGGCGAAGATTGACGCCGAGCTTTCCAAAGCAATTGTCGGCCAGTCCGACGTGGTCGAGCAGCTTCTGATCAGCCTGTTCGCCGGTGGGCACTGCCTCATCACCGGCGCTCCCGGACTCGCAAAGACGCTGCTCGTGCGATCGATCGCGCAGATCTTCCATCTGAAGTTCCAGCGAATCCAGTTCACGCCAGACCTGATGCCGGCGGACATCACCGGAACGGAAATCCTCGACCACGGCGAAGGGGGCCGCCGGCAGATGCAGTTCGTCCAAGGGCCGATCTTCGGCAACGTGATCCTGGCCGACGAAATCAACCGCACGCCGCCAAAGACACAAGCCGCTTTGCTGGAAGCGATGCAGGAACACCAGGTGACGGTGTCGGGCAAGTCGTACCCTCTGGAAGAACCGTTCTTCGTCCTGGCGACACAGAACCCGATCGAGATGGAAGGTACCTATCCGCTCCCCGAGGCCCAGCTCGACCGGTTCATGTTCAACGTGTTGATCGACTACCTGCCGGAAGACGACGAAGTCGCGGTCGTGAAGCAGACGACGTCGCGCAGGCCGGAGAAGATCGAACCGCTGTTCACGGGCGAGGACGTGCAGCGATTTCACGAGATCGTGCAACGAACTCCGATCGCCGAAGACCTGATCCGCTACGCCGTCCGTATTTCCTCGGCGACCCGACCGGGCCGGTCGTCATCACCGGCATTCGTGAATGAGTGGGTGAGTTGGGGCGCCGGAACGCGCGCCGCGCAGTACATCGTGCTGGGAGCGAAAGCGCGGGCGCTCCTGCAGGGGCGGACGCATGTGGCCGCCGAAGACATCCAGCGACTCGTTCATCCCGCGCTCAGGCATCGCGTGCTCGTCAGCTACCGGGCCGAAGCCGAAGGAGTGACGGTGGACAACGTCATCAGCCGCGTTCTGGAAACCGTGCCAGTGCCCGGGAAGGGACAGTAA
- a CDS encoding DUF58 domain-containing protein gives MSARPAFIDPAALMRIRNLELRAKSVVEGFMSGLHRSPYHGFSVEFTEYRQYVPGDDLRYLDWRRFARSDREYIKRFEDETNLRAWMLVDLSRSMGFGSLAYNKAEYAKTVAATLAYFLSLQRDATGLITFDQTLKEYLPARFRPGHLHRLMMCLERSTAGTGTDLIAPLDQVAQMASKRGLVVLLSDMLAPVADLERNLGYVRSRGHEVAILRILDPAELDFPFDQPAMFHDLESGRELYVDPQSARATYQEKFRAHQADLQQACDRQGITLYTLRTDEPVERSLFDLLSARMRGGRTTRRASSTGARGGR, from the coding sequence ATGAGCGCACGCCCCGCCTTCATCGATCCCGCCGCGCTGATGCGCATCCGCAACCTGGAGTTGCGGGCGAAGTCAGTCGTCGAAGGGTTCATGAGCGGCCTGCACCGGAGCCCCTACCACGGGTTCTCCGTCGAGTTCACCGAGTATCGGCAGTACGTTCCGGGAGACGACCTGCGGTACCTCGACTGGAGGAGATTTGCGCGGAGCGACCGGGAGTACATCAAGCGATTCGAAGATGAAACGAACCTGCGGGCGTGGATGCTGGTGGATCTCAGCCGGTCGATGGGGTTCGGCTCGCTGGCGTACAACAAGGCGGAATACGCCAAGACCGTCGCAGCCACGCTGGCCTATTTCCTCTCGCTGCAGCGGGATGCCACGGGACTGATTACCTTTGACCAGACGCTCAAGGAATATCTTCCCGCGCGGTTCCGCCCCGGACATCTGCACCGGCTGATGATGTGCCTGGAGAGATCGACCGCCGGCACGGGAACGGACCTGATCGCCCCGCTCGACCAGGTCGCCCAGATGGCGTCGAAACGGGGCCTGGTCGTCCTGCTCTCGGACATGCTGGCGCCGGTCGCCGATCTCGAGCGCAACCTGGGTTATGTCCGCTCGCGCGGACACGAAGTCGCAATCCTGAGAATACTCGATCCGGCAGAACTCGATTTCCCGTTCGATCAGCCCGCCATGTTCCACGACCTGGAGTCCGGGCGTGAGCTGTACGTCGATCCACAATCGGCCCGGGCGACCTACCAGGAGAAATTCCGGGCGCACCAGGCTGACCTCCAGCAGGCCTGCGACCGTCAGGGGATCACGCTGTACACCCTCCGGACGGACGAACCGGTCGAACGATCTCTGTTCGATCTGCTGAGCGCCCGAATGCGGGGAGGCCGGACGACGCGACGGGCATCCTCCACCGGCGCACGGGGGGGGCGTTGA
- a CDS encoding BatA domain-containing protein produces MGLLSPLYLLGLTALALPILFHLVRRTPKGRQDFSSLMFLQPTPPILTRRSRLDQLLLLLLRLAALALLAFAFGRPFLRESATLPFDAVPGRRLALLVDTSASMRRGDLMLHARRAVENVLDDLGPDDELSLYVFGDRCRRLIGPSEIEASAGSDKSAVVKSRLPEVVPDWTAGDLGGALVMVAGELDSSTDVDQSAADPEIIVITDAQQGNRIEALQAFEWPPRVRVSVLPVLLKETTNAQVTLLESVDNGPAADPRVRIASSADSTKEEFKVRWDAPGVSANSVFASAYVPPGQSRVVKLPRPEASVTADRVVLEGDDQQFDNTWYVAPPRKEKLALLYVGDDDVADANGQRYYLELAIAGDPLREVTITRVSAATDLADSEARLVVVNGALPKDLESPFHAHVEAGGVVLFAPATREQAEAALAGWKGVSLQETQAPRREGQFSLLGQIDFTHPLFTAFANPRYSDFTKIHFWTRWAVEVESGDGPTVIARFDDGSPAVMERRLGKGRQIFLAASWRPDDSQLALSSKFVPLVGALMDLAYGRSGNLAGVAINEPVPLTEWRGSKAVAVIAPEGKRTDLADGATEFRETSQPGIYRLVYGVEELPFAVNMAASESNTAPMDVAQLGQLGVRMGVEKTRLERAEAIRQQRDVELEARQKLWRWGIILLLGVLIVETWWGGVRSQAPLAAVEVGT; encoded by the coding sequence ATGGGCCTGCTCTCGCCCCTCTACCTGCTCGGTCTCACAGCGCTTGCGCTCCCGATCCTGTTTCACCTGGTGCGGCGCACGCCGAAAGGACGACAGGACTTCAGCTCGCTGATGTTCCTGCAGCCGACGCCGCCGATCCTGACGCGACGAAGCCGGCTGGATCAGCTGCTCCTCCTGCTACTCAGGCTGGCGGCGCTGGCCCTGCTCGCCTTCGCGTTCGGGCGTCCGTTCCTGCGGGAATCGGCCACGCTGCCATTCGACGCCGTTCCCGGGCGCCGGCTGGCGCTGCTGGTCGACACCAGCGCCAGCATGCGACGGGGTGATCTGATGCTCCACGCCAGGCGCGCTGTGGAGAATGTGCTCGACGACCTCGGGCCGGACGATGAATTGTCGCTGTACGTCTTCGGAGACCGCTGCCGCCGTTTGATTGGGCCTTCCGAGATCGAAGCCTCCGCCGGCTCCGACAAATCGGCCGTGGTGAAGAGCCGTCTGCCGGAGGTCGTACCTGACTGGACCGCCGGCGACCTGGGGGGCGCCCTCGTGATGGTCGCCGGAGAACTTGACTCGTCCACCGACGTCGACCAGTCGGCCGCGGATCCCGAGATCATCGTGATCACCGACGCCCAACAGGGAAACCGGATCGAGGCACTGCAGGCATTCGAGTGGCCGCCGCGGGTCCGGGTCAGCGTGCTGCCCGTGTTGCTCAAGGAGACAACGAACGCCCAGGTGACGCTTCTGGAATCCGTCGACAACGGGCCGGCCGCCGATCCGCGGGTGCGCATTGCGTCGTCGGCCGATTCGACGAAGGAAGAGTTCAAGGTGCGGTGGGATGCCCCGGGCGTGAGCGCGAACAGCGTCTTCGCCAGCGCCTACGTGCCTCCGGGGCAAAGCCGCGTCGTGAAACTTCCCCGCCCCGAAGCGAGCGTCACGGCCGATCGGGTTGTCCTTGAAGGAGACGACCAGCAATTCGATAACACCTGGTACGTCGCGCCCCCCCGCAAAGAAAAGCTCGCACTTCTGTACGTCGGGGACGACGACGTGGCGGACGCTAACGGGCAGCGCTACTACCTCGAACTGGCGATCGCCGGCGACCCGCTGCGGGAAGTGACGATCACCCGGGTTTCCGCGGCGACCGACCTGGCGGACAGCGAGGCGCGACTGGTGGTGGTGAACGGCGCCCTGCCGAAAGACCTCGAATCGCCGTTTCATGCTCATGTCGAGGCGGGCGGAGTCGTGCTATTCGCGCCGGCGACGAGGGAACAGGCCGAGGCGGCGCTCGCAGGCTGGAAGGGCGTCTCGCTTCAGGAGACTCAGGCCCCACGCCGGGAGGGACAGTTCTCACTGCTCGGCCAGATCGATTTCACCCATCCGCTGTTCACGGCGTTCGCGAATCCGCGCTACAGCGATTTCACCAAGATCCACTTCTGGACGCGGTGGGCGGTGGAGGTCGAGTCAGGCGACGGCCCCACGGTCATCGCCCGCTTTGATGACGGAAGCCCGGCGGTCATGGAGCGCCGCCTCGGAAAAGGACGGCAGATTTTTCTCGCGGCGTCATGGAGGCCGGATGACAGCCAGCTTGCGCTCTCGAGTAAGTTCGTGCCGCTGGTTGGAGCCCTGATGGACCTGGCCTACGGACGTTCCGGGAACCTGGCGGGCGTGGCGATCAACGAGCCGGTTCCGCTCACCGAGTGGCGCGGCTCAAAGGCCGTGGCCGTGATCGCGCCGGAAGGAAAGCGGACTGACCTTGCGGACGGGGCGACAGAGTTCCGCGAGACTTCGCAACCGGGAATCTACCGCCTGGTGTATGGCGTCGAGGAGCTTCCGTTCGCGGTGAACATGGCCGCGAGTGAAAGCAACACGGCTCCAATGGACGTCGCCCAGTTGGGACAGCTGGGAGTAAGGATGGGCGTCGAGAAGACGCGTCTCGAGCGGGCGGAAGCGATTCGCCAGCAGCGCGACGTCGAACTTGAAGCTCGACAGAAGCTATGGCGGTGGGGGATCATTCTGTTGCTGGGAGTGCTGATCGTGGAAACCTGGTGGGGCGGCGTGCGTTCGCAGGCTCCACTCGCGGCCGTCGAGGTGGGGACATGA
- a CDS encoding glutamine amidotransferase, whose amino-acid sequence MMLADIIFAGRAWWPWAVGLSVVALVAIWWSYRGTLSVSIARWIALALKAAAILALATCLVEPLVTGTRPRPGSNLFLVVADNSRSLQLAGTPGQTRGEQLSAKLKDGQEWSTRLEQDFELRRYTVDSTLHPVSSFKEIPFDGEASAISGSLTALRERFRDLPVAGILLLTDGNATDLESNPLDAKTLPPVYPVMLGSEDELPDVSLTRVQVSQTNFDAAPVTIHAEIEARAVGDRKLLVRVLGEDGKEVERRTVKTEPGKTLAERFLIKPDKVGVVFYTVKVGLEGEEQAGTPDAPQSAEATLANNSRLAMVDRGGGPYRVLYVCGRPNWEFKFLRRSIEDDDEVNLVGLVRIAKKEPKFTFLGRAGERTNPLFRGFGNKGDESLEEYDQPVLMRVTDEQGELTGGFPKSAEELYRYHAVVLDDIESAFFSQDQLSLLQKFVSQRGGGLLMLGGSASFAEGNWQWTTVGEMLPVYLDRGGPAATEDVRLKLTREGWLQPWVRVRSTEPEEETRLAGMPAFKSLNSINSIKPGASVLAQVESVEGHVHPALVVQQFGLGRSAALLVGDLWRWHLKRPEGAVSDLEKSWRQTVRWLVSDVPRSVDVTVRRTATGSAPGIELATKVRDKAFEPQDNATVTATVRTPDGKDVELTTESSGKTAGEYLTTFIPRSAGAYRATVVAKAEDGSEIGRREMGWTVQPETEEFKSLAANKAFLETLATESGGEMVELDRLDRFVSTLPNRKIPVTESWTYPFWHQSGVFTFVMFCLAGEWLLRRWKGLP is encoded by the coding sequence ATGATGCTGGCGGACATCATCTTCGCAGGCAGGGCGTGGTGGCCCTGGGCAGTCGGTCTGTCAGTCGTGGCGCTCGTCGCGATTTGGTGGAGCTATCGCGGCACGCTTTCGGTGAGCATCGCCCGCTGGATCGCCCTGGCACTCAAAGCCGCGGCCATCCTGGCGCTGGCCACCTGCCTCGTCGAGCCGCTCGTCACTGGAACACGCCCCCGTCCGGGGAGCAACCTGTTCCTGGTCGTCGCCGACAACAGTCGCAGCCTGCAACTGGCGGGCACTCCCGGGCAGACCCGCGGCGAGCAACTGTCCGCGAAACTGAAGGATGGCCAGGAATGGTCAACTCGGCTCGAGCAGGATTTCGAACTCCGCCGTTACACCGTCGATTCCACGCTCCATCCCGTCAGCAGCTTCAAGGAGATTCCGTTCGACGGCGAGGCATCCGCGATCTCCGGCTCGCTGACCGCACTGCGGGAGCGTTTCCGCGATCTGCCCGTCGCGGGCATCCTGTTGCTGACGGACGGCAATGCGACCGACCTGGAATCGAATCCACTCGATGCCAAAACGCTCCCGCCCGTTTATCCGGTGATGCTGGGCTCCGAGGATGAGCTTCCCGACGTGTCGCTCACGCGCGTCCAGGTCAGCCAGACGAATTTCGACGCGGCACCGGTGACGATCCACGCCGAGATCGAAGCCCGGGCCGTCGGCGATCGCAAACTCCTGGTGCGGGTTCTGGGCGAAGATGGCAAGGAAGTCGAACGCCGCACCGTCAAAACCGAACCTGGAAAGACGCTCGCCGAACGATTCCTCATCAAGCCGGACAAAGTCGGCGTCGTGTTCTACACCGTTAAAGTCGGGCTGGAAGGTGAAGAGCAGGCTGGAACTCCGGACGCTCCCCAATCGGCCGAGGCTACGCTGGCGAACAACTCGCGACTGGCGATGGTCGATCGCGGAGGAGGCCCCTACCGCGTGCTGTATGTCTGCGGCCGGCCGAACTGGGAGTTCAAATTCCTTCGGCGGTCGATCGAGGACGATGACGAAGTGAATCTCGTCGGCCTCGTGCGAATCGCCAAAAAGGAGCCGAAGTTCACGTTCCTGGGACGGGCGGGCGAGCGGACCAATCCGCTGTTCCGCGGCTTTGGCAACAAGGGAGATGAGAGTCTCGAGGAATACGACCAGCCGGTGCTGATGCGCGTCACCGACGAACAGGGCGAACTGACGGGGGGCTTCCCGAAATCGGCCGAAGAGCTCTATCGCTACCACGCGGTTGTCCTCGATGACATCGAATCGGCATTCTTCTCGCAGGACCAGCTGTCGCTGCTGCAGAAATTCGTCAGTCAGCGGGGTGGCGGACTGCTGATGCTCGGAGGCAGTGCGTCGTTCGCGGAAGGAAACTGGCAGTGGACGACGGTGGGGGAAATGCTGCCCGTTTATCTCGATCGCGGCGGACCCGCGGCCACGGAAGACGTCCGCCTCAAGCTGACTCGCGAAGGCTGGCTGCAGCCATGGGTCCGCGTCCGCTCGACTGAGCCCGAGGAGGAGACGCGTCTCGCCGGAATGCCGGCCTTCAAATCGCTCAACTCCATCAACTCCATCAAGCCCGGCGCGTCGGTGCTGGCCCAGGTGGAATCGGTGGAGGGACACGTCCATCCCGCTCTCGTCGTCCAGCAGTTCGGCCTGGGACGGAGCGCGGCCCTGCTCGTGGGCGACCTGTGGCGCTGGCATCTCAAGCGTCCGGAAGGAGCAGTCAGCGACCTGGAGAAGTCGTGGCGGCAGACGGTGCGATGGCTGGTTTCTGATGTGCCACGGTCGGTCGACGTCACTGTCCGGCGAACCGCGACCGGATCCGCGCCGGGCATCGAGCTTGCCACGAAAGTGCGAGACAAGGCGTTCGAGCCCCAGGACAACGCAACTGTCACTGCAACGGTCAGGACGCCCGACGGGAAAGACGTCGAACTGACGACCGAGAGCAGTGGAAAGACGGCCGGCGAATACCTGACGACGTTCATCCCGCGATCCGCCGGTGCCTATCGGGCCACGGTGGTCGCGAAAGCGGAAGACGGCAGCGAGATCGGACGGCGGGAAATGGGCTGGACCGTCCAACCGGAGACCGAAGAGTTCAAATCGCTCGCCGCGAACAAGGCGTTCCTGGAGACCCTCGCGACCGAATCGGGCGGGGAAATGGTCGAACTCGACCGGCTCGACCGGTTCGTGTCGACATTGCCCAACCGGAAGATCCCGGTCACCGAGTCATGGACCTACCCATTCTGGCATCAGTCGGGCGTGTTTACCTTCGTGATGTTCTGCCTGGCGGGAGAATGGCTGCTCAGGCGCTGGAAGGGATTGCCATGA